From a region of the Prosthecobacter debontii genome:
- a CDS encoding type IV pilus modification PilV family protein — MKTSPNRSRELRSPGGYILLELIIALSMFAIGVLGLARALNTSLDVANILNKDQRVRIGLRSFLEEMRRKPLAEMAGTITDVPTGVTYTSSIERVALTTTRGDTLNDLYNLKVVATYTAGNEQREESVDVYVYKPADK, encoded by the coding sequence ATGAAGACCTCGCCTAACAGATCACGGGAGCTTCGGTCTCCAGGGGGTTACATCCTTCTGGAGCTCATCATCGCCTTATCCATGTTTGCCATCGGGGTGTTGGGATTGGCCCGTGCGCTGAACACCTCCTTGGATGTAGCTAACATTCTGAATAAAGACCAGCGCGTGCGTATTGGGCTGCGCTCTTTTCTGGAAGAGATGCGGCGCAAACCTCTCGCTGAAATGGCTGGCACCATCACCGACGTGCCCACAGGGGTAACTTACACCAGCAGCATCGAACGTGTTGCCCTCACCACGACGCGTGGAGACACACTGAACGATCTCTACAACCTCAAGGTGGTGGCCACCTACACCGCAGGTAACGAACAACGCGAAGAAAGCGTGGACGTCTATGTTTACAAACCTGCCGACAAATAA
- a CDS encoding prepilin-type N-terminal cleavage/methylation domain-containing protein — translation MFTNLPTNNLSQPQDRPRHGPSLATKRPAFTLMEVVIALTILGMITGTLFAIIQGSVRAASQIGQLQRENDAINRFLDLCRKTFTTLPGTATLTLTALDPNTPGSSAQELTISGSTHCFSFGTRPITYEDTILGLRPDPNGEVDQNGLLVQYLCLSREDLIPESDSNIALRQETTGLTAPDEQGRYWMPLLPDVVQLKWRFYKEDDDTWLEEWSDSDWPDLIEVQLVMRDRTTPIRMVYSVPTLEIVAGNPASNSSSSNNNTSSDSNAQGGQSGGGGGQGGGRGTQGGGRGGDNQGRGGNDSGGRGGNGGQGNGQTGGRGNGQGGGGPSGGGRSSGSGGGNFNGGSGGSRNP, via the coding sequence ATGTTTACAAACCTGCCGACAAATAACCTCTCTCAGCCCCAAGACAGGCCGAGACATGGGCCTTCTCTTGCCACCAAGAGACCTGCCTTTACCTTGATGGAGGTGGTCATTGCATTGACCATCTTAGGGATGATCACAGGCACGCTGTTTGCCATCATTCAGGGCAGTGTCCGTGCCGCTTCACAGATCGGCCAGCTTCAACGGGAAAACGATGCCATCAATCGATTCCTGGATCTCTGCCGCAAGACTTTCACGACACTACCGGGAACGGCGACACTGACCCTGACAGCTTTGGATCCCAATACCCCAGGTTCATCCGCTCAAGAACTCACCATCAGCGGTTCAACGCATTGTTTTAGCTTTGGCACCCGTCCGATCACTTATGAGGACACCATCCTGGGATTGCGACCTGACCCGAATGGTGAAGTGGATCAAAACGGCTTACTCGTTCAATACCTCTGCCTTTCTCGCGAAGACCTCATTCCTGAAAGCGACAGTAATATCGCCCTGCGACAGGAAACGACCGGCCTAACGGCACCCGATGAACAAGGTCGCTATTGGATGCCGCTCTTGCCGGATGTGGTTCAGCTCAAGTGGCGCTTTTACAAAGAAGATGACGATACCTGGCTGGAGGAATGGTCCGATTCCGATTGGCCAGATCTCATCGAAGTCCAACTCGTCATGCGCGACCGCACCACCCCGATTCGCATGGTGTATAGCGTGCCCACACTGGAAATCGTCGCCGGGAACCCCGCCTCCAATTCCAGTAGCTCTAACAACAACACCTCTTCTGACTCCAATGCCCAAGGTGGCCAATCAGGAGGCGGCGGTGGCCAAGGGGGAGGACGAGGAACCCAAGGTGGGGGCCGTGGAGGTGATAATCAAGGCCGCGGTGGCAACGACTCGGGTGGCAGAGGTGGCAATGGCGGCCAAGGCAACGGCCAAACCGGAGGACGCGGAAACGGACAAGGTGGTGGAGGACCATCGGGAGGAGGCCGCAGCTCGGGCAGTGGCGGCGGGAACTTTAACGGAGGCTCTGGAGGTAGCCGAAATCCATGA